DNA from Nitriliruptor alkaliphilus DSM 45188:
CCCTGTAGAGCCACGTCGATCCGTGACGACCAGTTCAACGATCCGTCGTACCCCCACCGTGGGGCGATGGCCACCCTGGCCGGATACAGCAGCGGGACCACCAGCGCCACGTAGCCTCCCCGAACGGCCAGGGACGGCAGCGGCAACCTCGCTCGGAGCCGAGCCGTTCGGCCAAGGCGTCCCCACCGTGACCCCAGCAGCCAGACCACGCCGTGGGCGGCGCCCATCACCATCGCGAGGAACTGAACGGTGGCCGCCTGCACGTCACGGCCTCCTCACACGGGGCACGAGACACCTGCCGGGAGACCGATCACGCCCGGTACCCACCGTGGGGATCGCCGCGATGCGCGTCAGCGCCGGGACACATCACATCACGAGGTGGATCCCCAGCGCCACGATCCAACTCCAGTAGACGACGATGAGACCGCGCTGCACGAGTCCGGTGATCGCCGCGTCCCTCTGGTACGCGACCGCGGTCCAGGCCGTCAGGACGAGTCCGACGCCAGCGGTCCCCAACGTGTACACCCGCCACCCGCCTCCGAGTTGGCCCGCCAGCACGAGACAAGCCCCGAAGAGCGCGATGAACATGACCGGACCGGACACATCGTGGATCTTCGCCTGCCAGGAGAGGTCAGCCTCCCGATCGGTCGAGGCGTCGGGCGGGTAACCACGAACAGGGTCGGGAGCGAACACACCAGCGATGGTCGATCCCAAGCCGAACAGCGCCAACAGCACCGCCCCGATCGTGCTCTCCAGACTCCGCTGGACACCCATCGCGAAGGCGAACACGCCGGCACCCAAAACGAAGAAGTTGGCTCTCTGGATCCAGCCTCGTTCGCCGAGCTCGAGCTCGCTGCCGGTGTGATACCTCGGGTCGTACCCAGGACGCAGCGCCCCCTCGATGAGCAGGACACCGACGAAGACCACGGCCGCTACCACCCCGACCAGCAGCAGCACGTCCGTCACGACAACCCGCCCATCCCGAACGTGCCATCACCTTCGTCGCGAGGAGAACGACCGTCAACACCGTTCACCAGTGGCTGTGTTCGAGGGCGGAGCTGACCTCGTGCCGGTCGATCTGCCACACGGTGAGTGGTGGGGCGAACGCCGGGGTGCGTGTCGGGCGGCGTGATGTCTGCCAGGTCCGCCGGATGGCGGCGAGAGATGCGTCAGTCCATCGGCGCAGGACCTGGAAGAGGCGGGGGTGTGGGAGCGTGGTGGGCATTGCCGGCCGAGTGATCG
Protein-coding regions in this window:
- a CDS encoding DUF998 domain-containing protein, with translation MLLLVGVVAAVVFVGVLLIEGALRPGYDPRYHTGSELELGERGWIQRANFFVLGAGVFAFAMGVQRSLESTIGAVLLALFGLGSTIAGVFAPDPVRGYPPDASTDREADLSWQAKIHDVSGPVMFIALFGACLVLAGQLGGGWRVYTLGTAGVGLVLTAWTAVAYQRDAAITGLVQRGLIVVYWSWIVALGIHLVM